A genomic region of Dunckerocampus dactyliophorus isolate RoL2022-P2 chromosome 10, RoL_Ddac_1.1, whole genome shotgun sequence contains the following coding sequences:
- the LOC129188294 gene encoding H-2 class I histocompatibility antigen, Q9 alpha chain-like, producing the protein MNLLLFFLLAVKMHSVASVIHSLKYFQAASSQVPNFPEYVSVGYVDEVQIVHYDSNSKKVEARQDWMNKITAEDPHYWQTETEISVVSEQVYKNNIEILKELFNQTGGVHIYQWMGGCEWDDETDEVNGWDQRGYDGEDFISLDMKTWTYTAAKQQAFPTKLKWDHNKLQLDSQKYYYTEHCPFYLKKYVNHGRDVLMRTELPKVYLLQKTSSSPVSCLATGFYPDRADLFWRKDGEELHVDVEHGEILPNHDGTFQMSSNLKVEVTPDVEGKYECVFQLSGAEEDIVTKLERRSILSNASRKDNLSVAVTATVLAVAVLLVAIIIVIVKRFRNRQAHYHPAGCPTAGDGGTELSERMTAEGRVRHSSRHTVS; encoded by the exons ATGAACTTGCTTCTATTCTTTCTTCTGGCCGTGAAAATGCACAGCGTGGCGTCTG TGATTCACTCGCTGAAGTATTTCCAAGCTGCGTCCTCTCAAGTTCCAAACTTCCCAGAGTATGTGAGTGTTGGTTATGTTGATGAAGTTCAGATTGTTCACTATGACAGCAACAGCAAGAAAGTAGAAGCCAGACAGGACTGGATGAACAAAATCACAGCAGAGGATCCACATTACTggcagacagagacagagatcAGTGTTGTTAGTGAGCAGGtctacaaaaacaacattgaaaTTCTTAAGGAGCTTTTCAACCAAACTGGAg GTGTTCACATTTACcagtggatgggtggatgtgaGTGGGATGATGAGACGGATGAGGTTAATGGTTGGGATCAGCGAGGTTATGATGGCGAAGACTTCATATCGTTGGATATGAAGACATGGACATATACCgcagcaaaacaacaagcttttccCACCAAACTCAAATGGGACCATAACAAACTTCAACTAGACTCCCAAAAGTATTACTACACTGAGCATTGTCCTTTTTACTTGAAGAAGTATGTGAACCACGGGAGGGACGTCCTAATGAGAACAG AGCTTCCAAAGGTGTACCTCCTCCAGAAGACGTCGTCCTCTCCGGTTAGCTGCTTGGCGACAGGTTTCTACCCCGACAGAGCCGACCTGTTTTGGAGGAAAGACGGCGAAGAGCTCCACGTGGACGTGGAGCACGGAGAGATTCTCCCAAACCACGATGGAACCTTCCAGATGTCGTCGAACCTGAAAGTGGAGGTGACGCCCGATGTGGAAGGCAAGTACGAATGTGTGTTTCAGCTGTCTGGCGCGGAAGAGGACATAGTCACCAAGCTGGAGAGAAGAAGCATCCTGAGCAACGCAAGCCGCAAAG ACAACTTGAGCGTCGCTGTCACTGCCACAGTCCTGGCCGTTGCGGTCCTCCTGGTggccatcatcatcgtcattgtCAAGCGTTTCAGAAACAGGCAAG CCCATTACCATCCAGCTGGTTGTCCGACAGCTGGCGACGGGGGTACCGAGCTCTCAGAGAGGATGACAGCTGAAGGCCGAGTGAGACACAGCAGCCGACACACTGTGAGTTAG